One Salvia miltiorrhiza cultivar Shanhuang (shh) chromosome 6, IMPLAD_Smil_shh, whole genome shotgun sequence genomic window, TCAACATTTCTAGGAACCAGCCAACATTTTGAACTTTGTAGTGGGCAATTTGTTCCTATTTTTCACGACTCATGATCTTTTCAACCAACATTCACGGCTGGTCGACTGACAGTTTTTGAAGGTGCATTGCAGCAGTTGTATGAAGCTTATGGAAGTGGGAAGTGGTGCAAACTGACCAAGACATGGCAACCTATAAAATCTACAAGATGGTCCTCTCATTCGTATGTTTTGAAAATGCATTTTCACCAACCTAACATTCACCCATAACCAACTCATCAGTTATCCTGCTGCAAACGTGACATCAATTCTTCAAGTCGTGCTTTGACGGATGAGGCTTAGGCAACCAATCTGTAAAGTTTCACTCTGTATTGACGGGAGGTCAAGGTTAAGGGTTGAAGTTGAAAGACATTGGATATGAGCAGGTTGTTTATTTTTCCGATGAACATTAGGTTTTTCGGCAGTTAGTTTTCTGTGTTGAGTCAATATTCTAGGTTCACTTAATAGATAGGTGTATTAATCTGAGGTAATCAATCTATAAAGGTTGATCACCAAGAGATCTTATAATGTACTACGTAATGTTGATGATCATAGTGGATTTGGCCATGAGGCATTCACAGGTTGAAATTATTTAACCTTTGAAAAGGTATCATGTGTGTAATTTAATTTCTGTTGTATTTAGcttgaatgttatcaacattcctgCTAACATTACTCTTACGAATTTCTCAATATTAATTTAGGGCATAAAACTCTTAAAAATTACTTGTGGTAATTTGATGCATTAAACTCTTTaacatgtatttaaataaatctaaaacTTGAAACTTGAATTTGAACGCTAACTTAAATAATTTAGATTAAAAGTTACGTCATAATTGTGTCGCACCtaatcaaataaaattcaaatagtaAAATACTTACTCCGTCCCAATATTTATGCTTCTTTCTTTTAATTGGGCACGAatatttaggagagttaaagtaGATGTAAAAGTAGTAGGCCCCACATTATTagtgtattatttttttgatgTTATTATTAGTGtattatttaatgttatttattCCTTAATTAACTTGAGTAATAAAATGCCTTTTTAAAATAACAAACTTAAGTTGGAAAAAATTTCGAGACATTTGGGTGGCAGATTTAACAAATTATTTAGTCATTTCCCTGATTTTTTTTAGGCGGCAGATTTGATAACAGTATAAATTGCATCAAAAAAACTAAAAGTGGCAGAACACAatttagttaaaaaaaaaaagacggcaaaatattttcattgcattcccaaaattcaaaattccCACTGAATTCGTACAAACTAATCTATAAGAGGGAGCCATTGTTTGCTCAACATTCAGACACTaaaacaccaaaaaaaaaaaaacttgtccACTGAAGAAAGGTCTTCCATCCTTCAATTCTTGTTGGTTGAAAGCAAAAATGGAAAGCCACCAAGAGGCAAAATGAAAGCTGTCGAGGAAAAGTTCAATGTTTCTCGGCGGACTATTTCTCGTCTTTGGGCAGAGGCAAAGCAACAACAAAGTCAAGGTCAGTGTATAAGCTCCACAAGTAAGAAGATATGTAGACCAAGGAGAAGAAGAGTGCAAATAGACCTAGAGCTAATTGCAAGCTTAGAGTTAACAAATAGATCAACAATAAGAAGACTAGCAAGTGGCAAATCAAGGGTTGATCAATGCACATACCATACCAGTACTATAAAACTTGATCTTACAGCCCCAAATAAGCTGCTAAGGTTGAGGTTTTGCTTAGAGGCAATAGAGTATGACAGGCTGCTACAGATATTGAGGTTCAAGAGCATGCAAAACACTATACACATTGATGAAAATGGTTCCATATAACCAAAAGTTCTCACAGGTTCTATTTAACTCCAACAGAGGCTGAACCACATAGAACTTGCAAGAGCAAGAAGTTCATAAGAAAGGTCATGTTTATGTGCGCAGTGTGCCGGCCATTGTTTACTCAAGATGGCAGTGTGCTATTTGATGGGAAGATATGCATCTTCCGATTTACAGAGATGGTGCCAGCACAGAGATCAAGTAAAAACAGAGTGGCTGAGACTCTAGAGCATAAGCCAATAGAAAGCATCACAAAGTAAGTGATTAAAGAGTGCCTCATCAGTAAGGTATGGATAGGGCATGATTTACGTATGAATTGTAATGCTAGAATGATAGGAGTTGAAGTAGTGAATGTTTTAGATTAATCTAGATCAATTTATTGCACTGAAAAAAGGTTTTCATGCATGTATCAATGATTGTGGGAAATTGTACATGCCATTAAGGCCCAGTGGCCCTCATTTTCAAGTAAAGATGTGTACATTCAACAAGATAATGCAAGACCACACATCAACAATGGTGACTTGGAGTTTAGAGAGGCTGCATCAAGTGATGGTTTTAATATCAACATTGTGCATCAATCTCCAAACTCACCCGACACCAATATCAATGACCTTGGGTGGTTTAGGCCCATTCAAAGCCTACAAACTGAAATGGCATGTTATAATGTTGATTCTTTAGTAAATGCAGTGGTCTCGTCATATGAAGAACTATCTCCTATAACCTcgaattttgtttttttaagcTTACAAGGTTGCATGCTAGAGACTATAAAGGTGAAGGGGCGGAATTGCTACAAACTACCCCATATGAAGAAAGGCTTGTTGCTTAGATAAGAGATGTTGCCATTCTGTTTGGAAGTTCCCCAAGAACTTGTCAAAGAATGCGTAGCATATTTAAGAGAAAAAAGTGAAGTGGAAGGGTATTCATCAAGCAACAATGGATGGCATTAAGTCACTTCTCAATGCCTTAATGTTGCTTGACTAAAGCCAATGATgagaggattttttttttctttcgaaaATGCCTACATCAAGAGATACAATGGCTCatagtttttgtttttgaaaatataCACAGAAAATGAATGGCACTTTAGATgattttaatgattaaattatgtatttcaATTGCCCTCATGACTAGCCACCAACACTACAACTTGAGTAGTTGGCAACTAAACAAGTTGCAAAAGTGCAGGCTACAACTATCACCACAAAGAAATAGAGCACACAACATCCATCACACCAAATACAAAGCACACAACAGCATCAACCCAAATTCAGAGCACACAACAAGCTACATCACCACAAATACAGAGCACCAACAACCATCACCACTATGTAAACATCACACAACAGTCTAATGCACACATAAACACATATCACAACAGCACACTTTCATACCCACACATctcatataaaaaacaaatcaTATGGCCTTCACACTATAGGTATGAGTaagattttatcattttagtaCCCATTTGACCAATTAGCCCTAGTACTCTCGCATGCAACCACTTACCACAAAGAAACCATACACATAATactgattaaataaataagcaaGGCAAACATGGAAGATCTCACCCAAAACATCGCAGGAAGAAGTATGGCGAGTAGTCGAAGGTGGGCTTTGGATGCAGTGCTCCACCACTCGTTCGAGTTCCCTTCCGATTCCTCCAATTTCGCCTCCAATTCGGTAGTTTTCGCCACGGATCTAGGGTTTTCCTCGCTCAAAAAATCGTTTCCCCATGATTCATAACAGAGAAGGTCAAATCTCTCTCGATTTCAGAGGATTTAGTAAAACACGGAGGTAAAGggggattttcttatattttcatCCTTGCGGGGCAAGGGCGGCAGTAGACCGGAGGTTGAAACGGAGGGGTCGGACTCCGATCTGCCACGTACTCTCTGTGCTCTTCAATCTCCGATGCGCCGAGCCCGTACTCCTCGGGAGACGCCGGCATCGTCTCTGACATGGAGAAAGGGAAGTACACCGGTGGCGAATCACCGAAGAAGGAGAGAGAATCTTCGGTAATGGAAACGACCTCGTCGCTCAGATACTCCTTCCAACTGAAGGAAGGTTTCATCACGGCAGAGTCAAGAATGGAGAAAGACAGTGGGAATTAGGGTTTTCCCCTTTAGGAGGGCGGCGCATATGAGAGAGAACAgaccagagagagagagtgacagAATCGGGTGAGAGAGTAATAGACTTTAGAGTTTGTTGTTAGgtttaaaagggaaaaagtaATACACTTAATTACAGAATCGGGTGAGAGAGTAGTAGACATAATTAGAGATTACTAATTGTACCCTAATTATAACTAAAAACGGAAAGGAGCCAAATTACATGAGATTGctcaaaaagaaatatgaaCCATGAATATTGGAACagagggagggagtataagGGTCTAATTAAACTTTAGCAATAATTTAAATCTTTGAAATTTATTCTTAAGACCATTAGAATTCTTGATCTAATTAATAAAGTAAATTAAATAATGTCTTTTCTTATAAAAATTTAACTCAATATTAGAGCCTGTTATCTTAAATTAATATGTTCATCATAAAGTATAAGCAAGCCCATTAGATGTGTTAATATAAGGTCCAAATTtaagcctaaattaattaaaattaaattaataggcAGAAGCCCAATAGGAAAATTTAAATCAAGCTCAAGCCTCTTATTTAATTGCTAAGCCCATGATTAAAGGCTTAAGCCCACATGCCTCGCTGAATTAATGTCGATAATATAAGTGGTTCTGGGTTTAAATTCCTTCGTTTTCAGGCATCCATGAGCCTTAAACGATTTCTTCGTGTCCAAAAGAGCTTTCTGTGGTCATGGCAGGTCACCCGAATCATCTTAATTGGAGCTTTCTttcgattttaattttaaaattcaaataattcacTTCAGTTCCAACTtcttaaaaatacatatatatacaaattcATTTGGCTCAATTTTAACAAAAAAACCAAATCGAAAACCAAATGTTTGCCCCTAATGAAACAATAGCTAAAAATTGGGATAATTCATaattatatatcaaatattGGGATAAAAATGATTAGATCTCTAAAGAACTATGTAGATTCCATCATTAaccctatattttattttaattgacaTTGGGTTTTAAAGAGAAAAGATTGGATTAAAAGCCCAACCATAATAGCTAGCCATGTTTGGGggaatattttttaaagtatatACGAAACTTCTGTATCCCCTTCGAACACACACACGCATGAAGGAGATGCATGCGACAAGATGGATAGAGTATTATTGCTGAAATCACATGTAATTATGCAAATTCAAGCAGTCGTTTTCAGCCATACGCAGAAATCGCACAATGGAGAAGATAATAGCTCTAGTAATCAAACATACAACACAATGATATTTAACTCCACAATGGTAATAACAAACTCTCCCCAGACTTTTTCATATGGCTAATACTAAGGCATTGGGATGAAGAAAACCAGCTAGTTTTCAGACCTCTCTCACAGCAGAAACACAGACCAACAGAAAAACCGAGATATATAAGTATTTCCAAATACATACGTAACGAAACAAAGGAAACACGTACGAGGTAGGTAGGGGGGAGTCGAGTGGGGTGGGTCCGCTTTCTTCACATGTCATCCTCGGCCTCTTCATCCTGCTCATATTCATCTTCATCGTCTGCCGTGGCATCCTGGTACTGCTGGTACTCGGAGACGAGGTCATTCATGTTGCTCTCAGCCTCGGTGAACTCCATCTCGTCCATGCCTTCACCGGTGTACCAATGCAAGAAAGCCTTCCTCCTGAACATGGCCGTAAACTGCTCGCTCACCCTTCTGAACATCTCTTGAATGGAGGTCGAGTTCCCAATGAAGGTTGATGCCATCGAAAGACCTCTTGGAGGAATGTCACACACACTAGACTTGACGTTGTTGGGGATCCACTCCACGAAGTAGGAAGAGTTCTTGTTCTGGACATTGATCATCTGCTCATCAACTTCCTTGGTGCTCATCTTGCCCCTGAACATAGCTGAGGCAGTGAGGTAACGTCCATGGCGCGGGTCAGCAGCGCACATCATGTTCTTGGAATCCCACATTTGTTGGGTGAGCTCTGGCACAGTCAGAGCACGGTATTGCTGAGAGCCACGAGATGTCAGTGGAGCAAACCCCACCATAAAAAAGTGCAGACGGGGGAACGGGATGAGGTTAACAGCAAGCTTTCGCAGATCAGAGTTGAGTTGACCGGGGAATCGAAGGCAGCAAGTGACTCCACTCATTGTTGCAGAAATCAAGTGGTTTAGATCACCAACTGAATAAAGAAGTGAAAATATGTAAGCAAGTGCATACAAACTTTTGAGTAGTAAAATACCAGACAACTTAAAGATAAAACACCATTAACAAACTTTCATCAATTTATAGCAAGGAATAGAAAGGTAAAATGCATGTTACTATTTGAAAAAGACAAGAAGCAGTTTTTTCCCACATCATTTACTATTTAAAAGAATATAgcatttcattaaaatcaacCCAACAACAAAAAACCAAGAATACATGAATTACAATCACAACTTTTCCTATAACAAGGAAGCAAATAGGTACTGCCACGAAGTTTCAGGAATCCTTTCAGATATAAATGCATTCTGAAAACAACTGTATT contains:
- the LOC130990227 gene encoding tubulin beta-5 chain-like; translation: MREILHVQGGQCGNQIGSKFWEVVCEEHGIDPTGRYAGTSDLQLERVNVYYNEASCGRFVPRAVLMDLEPGTMDSVRTGPYGQIFRPDNFVFGQSGAGNNWAKGHYTEGAELIDSVLDVVRKEAENCDCLQGFQVCHSLGGGTGSGMGTLLISKIREEYPDRMMLTFSVFPSPKVSDTVVEPYNATLSVHQLVENADECMVLDNEALYDICFRTLKLTTPSFGDLNHLISATMSGVTCCLRFPGQLNSDLRKLAVNLIPFPRLHFFMVGFAPLTSRGSQQYRALTVPELTQQMWDSKNMMCAADPRHGRYLTASAMFRGKMSTKEVDEQMINVQNKNSSYFVEWIPNNVKSSVCDIPPRGLSMASTFIGNSTSIQEMFRRVSEQFTAMFRRKAFLHWYTGEGMDEMEFTEAESNMNDLVSEYQQYQDATADDEDEYEQDEEAEDDM